aaaataaaacaattttcttttgaactatatatttatttttttaacaattcctCCATTTTCTTAGTAGCTACCGCCATATCCATTTTATTAGAAGTTGTTTTAGCTAAAATCCCTAATAACGAattcaacatttttacttttccCTCTTTGTATTTCTTAACTAGCTTTGGATTGTTGTCGAGAACTTCTTTGCATTTCTGTTCAATAACTGTTTCGTCAGTTTCTAAAGTCCaacctttttctttaataatttctaatactGAAAAATCGATCGGTCTGTCGAAAAGTTCGTCAagtaattttctatatatgtctaaatttattgttttatttaataaagcgtCCGTCAAATCTTTCATTTGATCCACAGTTATTGTACAATGTTCAACATCAACTTTCCTTTTGTTAAGTACAGTCAAGAGATCATTAAGTAAAAGATTGGCTACTTTAGTAGGGTTTCTAGCGACATCTGATACTAATTGGTAGAAATAATGCAACAGAGCTGGTTGATTGACAAGTTGTATGGCTGATATTTCTCTTAAGTCGTATTCCTCAATAAGTTTCCTTCTAGAATCTTCTGGAAGTTCCGGTATAGTATCCTTAATAAGGGGAACGCTGATTACATCTTGTGTGTCttcttttgtatgtaaattaacCCGAAGAGGTGGTAAGTTCGGTTCTGGCATATACCTATAAAGATTTCAAtatgtaaactttaaaaaaaaaagatatattatcATTTACTATTTACTATCTTGTATGTTAATAAGATTACAATTCTCGGGTGGCCTTGACTGATATTTCTTGAAcaacaaaatagttaaaactgATTGAATTTATGTACCTATTTGATATATCTGATAAGAAAATATGGCTTAggctttgtaataaatatatatgtataaatcttttatataatgtcGTATATTTACAAACACGTTAAATAATACATCCCTGTTAAACCACAATAATCCCGAAGCCTTAAAACATATGACAGAGGGAACTGCGTAACTATtccatattatttactaaatccTATTACTTTGTACTTTATAGCTAATGTTATTGCGTGAATTAGttatcgtttaaaaatatcacatgaaaccattataattgttatataatttttatcaatataacTTGTACAATCAGGTacttaaatatgtttacatttacaaagctttagaaacatactagctgtcgcccgcgactccgtccgcgcgcagttaaaaaaaaatgaaaaatagatattggccgattctcagacctactgaatatgctcacaaaatttcatgagaatcggtcaagccgtttcggaggagtacgggaacgaaaactgtgacacgagaattttatatattagatacaccttcggtttaaaaaattatatattacatccatatgtttatttattagcaTGAGTAGAAGTAATTGACAAATACGTGAATCCGTATTATTGAAACCTAATGCCTATATTAGTttctaaagttttataaaaaaattacttagttttatttatattgcagAAAGTGCTTGTCATTAAATATGTCATTCTGAGATACGccaaaagataaatttaaaagattgctaatactaattaaatattatgttagtaaaaaagattatttccTCACattccttttatttataacataaatattacattttgtgtggttgttatttaaaatatgttaagatacaacaaaaacataaaaagacaCTTAGAAATGTTActaaatgaatgaataaataatatacctgTAATCTTGAACGACTTCTTTGTCTCGCATAGCAATTGTGACTTTATTGGTGGCATCCCAGGAGCGCGTTTCATTAATTATGTGTCCGCCATTGTCCAGAATGGTTCTCTGTCGTTCAATCTCATGTCTGACAGCACCAGCAACACCACGAATTGACccgatatttttaatctacaaaaaaattcaatcattttaatttattcacacAGGTAGgaataaactataaataaaacattacatacaattttactattactaatattataaatgcaaatttttgaatggatggatggatggatgttagtttgaaggtatctccagaacagctcaatggatcttgatgaaatttggcgtagatgttggaagaacacataggcttacactaaattttttttttccgcgcggatgcagtcgcgggcgatagctagttaattacaataattggATATACAAttacaactttaattatttaatacattaaaaagtgggaaaaaaataatctgtttATTGTACTGTCTAACTTGTTACTAATAACAATGggaaataatatgaaataagccaaatatttagttatttaatatatttttagtactattaaataatagggatattatttcttattttatttaaaaacaaatactcaCTTCAGTTCTAGTAGATAGAGGCTCACCAAACTTTCTTAGTGAGACATTAGCATCCACTCGTAATGCACCTTCTTCCATGCGACCCGAGCAAGCGCCGAGCCTCTGCACTATCAACACAAGTTCCTTAACCAATGCAGCTGCCTCCTCCCCATCCTGAAATTTTACAGAACAGatcttaaaaaattgttacaattgGTTGTGATCCAtgaaaaaagataacaaaaagccataaattaaaattcttttcttttaatttttttttttcaaattaataaataatttttaatgatttaaaaaacttaaacataatacaattatttatatctggGGGATTAAGTGATATGTTCCTTCGTAAGTTAGATATATGCAAATAACTTGCCTCTAAATCTGGTTCAAATACAAGTTCTATCAAAGGTGCCCCCGCTCTGTTCAGATCAACTAGACTTCTCTTCAACTCACTGTCATGAAGTGATTTGCCGCTGTCTTGTTCTAATTGGATTTGCTTTATTTTGGAACTCTTTTTGTAAGGCTTTTTGTGGATACCCGGAGTAAATACCTGTGAACAAAGAAAAGAATAGCCTAAATAAACTTGAATTGAACAATAATAACTTTGTCATAGTGTTTCATGTGATAGATGTagattttgttacaataacataaaagagACCAGCAATAATTAGTCATAATAATCAATATACTACATAATctataacagatttttttattgtttgagcaaaatacttatacataacttagaatttaatttcttattccACTATATAATCAAACATACCCCCGAAGATATAAGTACCTGAAAGTGTATAACTCCATCACTAGCTAAAGGAGCTCTCTGTTGTGTTATTTGATACCCAGCAGGCAAATctgcataaaaataatgttttctgtCGAACGACGACACTTCATTCACTCTGCATGAAAGTGCTAAGGCTGTTATTACACCAAGTTCTACACATTTTCTGTTTAGTACTGGCAATGTACCCGGTATAGCCGCATCGAATAATGATACACAGTTATTCACCAAGCCACCAAAAGTGTTTTGAGCACCAGAAAATAGTTTAGACTCTGTATTTAACTGAGCGTGCACTTCTAAACCAACTACGCTTTGCCACTTTGTATTAAGATTGGTCGAATGATTtcgtttaacataatttaaacatgtatTCCACTTTATTACGggttttgttacataaatatacttcatttttatattcttcaaTAGTAACCTTaaacataacaaattaattgacattgacaatgaCAGTTATCCTGCCATCTGCCAAACAGAAAcgtcaaaatatttcattcgTGTATACgcagaatattaaaaacataaaagaaacTTGTAACGAAAAGTTTTGACGAtgaaattcttaaaaataaaaaccagaaATATTAAACAGGAATTTCACAAaagaataattgttaattcaCCTTTATACCGCAGTACATACCCAATGAATTAGGTCAACTTTTACAATTGCGAAAGaagatatatgttttaatttatctacttcattttatcaaaaagtcttatctatataaaaaaaaatgttgtgaaAGAACATTCGAATATTGCAAAATCTAACACATGCGTAATGTGTATgtgaaaatgatttattttttgaagatGATTGTTATTGTTAGCTCGACAGAAAGCTCAGTATTGGTCAGTTGGATGCTCAGTTTTCAAACGAAATTACGCTGAACGCTGCGAATCCCCTATTCCTTTGTACTACATAAACGACTAAAGCACTTATATATTGGTTCTATGCTAAGATGACATAAACGAAGAACATGGTGTATCAAAATCTTCGTACAAACGTTACACAAACAGGTTCcgaattttagatttaaatcgcGGTGTATAAAATTAGCAAAGCTACAAGTTTAGCACGAGAATTCCTTAATGTATTCGATCGGACACTACTCAGAACACACATTCAGGTTTTCACGAAACAACTTATAAACCATTTCCAATATtctaaatatgaaaaactCGTTCAAAATGAATTGAAATCGAATCATTAACCTTTACATCGTATTTCAGGTGATAGCACTATGGTATCGTCTTCgtgtttacttaatttctttgtcttaatttaattatatgaaatgcgaaaggttttataagaaatcaacaatttgtaaaattataagtataaataaaaataataaaagaaagaaactTACTTAATTGGAATCGACGCTTTGTGGAGTCTTATAATTGCAGGTGTAAATTACAGATAAATagcataattataataaaaaaaacgcattaaacataaaaacgaTTGCATTGATGGTTTGACTAATTAACTTATATCCTAATTTAATAGCTAaacactaattaaaatatcacatttttaatttatattagccACTTCGAAGACTACATCACTAATCCCGTTACGACCTCGAACAGGAAAGAGAAAAgatacaaaacaacaaaagccAAGGTAGCTTCTGCgattgaatacatttttttggtcgattaaaattaaaatatgttaacaatTAGTACTCCGCGATTAAGCGATTTCAAAATAGAAGCAGACGTGCGATCAATATAGCTGTCTGACGAATAATGAAACGTTTTGCTACGCAACACAATGTTTACACAAACCTTGACGACCACGACGCTCACCACAtgcaactaaataaaaaaaacatggtaTAAGTTGCGAATCTAAATCGTACTGGTGACAACTACATTTTGTATCATTATTCCAATACACGCCCACAAATTGATAATGCAGTTATATACGTTTGCATCACATACACCTCTTGGACTTTGTACCATTGATTTTCTACGTGCCATACGGTATTTTTATGAGTTGTTACCTTTCACAACATTCTTTGATAGatacattgtattaaaaatataattactattGATGAGATAGAGATAATTCTgtgaaatttattacttacaaACGTTTGATGTCCTGGcacgaattatttttgtttttttagtatGTCCGCTTTGCCAAAAATTCTTAATGTGTTTAacacaaatttatttgattatatttgtcaaaatatattttaatgacgtTTATCCTATTGCCCAGAAGGGCAACGTCAAAGGGCTTTAGAAAAAGGTTTTCAAAAACAACATCATCGTCTGACCAAGTTTTCTACGCAATGACTGACTACTCCATAGACCTGTCTAACCTTATTAGCAACACTGCAAATATTTTCCAGCCCTTTAAGGAAAAATCCGCTTGGTGCGGTCTTGCAAGTAAATCTGAAACGTCTTCTTACGTTTATATAGATaacaaaagataataaatgtttaaattgcgattacaaaattttatttattttaatttatatttagttattttttggaaacgatattaaatgaaaaccgCAATGTACCTAAACTATTAAGTTTCTTTGTATCGTACCATTAAAAACCTGTACTTGttaataacattgtaattATAGGTAATAAATACCCTTCAATTATGTAGTTATGATTTCCAGACAGCGTATTTTTTAGTTCCTTGCAAATCTTCAGCATATATAATTCTGCTACAaccagtttaatttaataacagttTAACATAGTGGCGGTATAAGAGGGCGGTAGAGATTAACCCTTTAACCGCCAGAGTCGGATTAATCCGACCAATGTTATCGTGTCCATTTCGCCTAGGTCGTATATATCCGACAAATAGCtgtgtttgtttttagtgGCTTTTCCGACTCGTCATGTTTTATATTGCCTTAAACATGTTATTATATGaagatttaatacataaagcaATCATTTGTAATGTCGTACACTTTTGGTTCGTACTAAAAAGCCATATTAAGAAGTAAGAAGTTCGGTGAAATAACTGATAATATTCTCTTGTAATTTCATTAGTGCCAAACGCCCGCGTCGGAGAAATCCGACACTAGTGTTGGGACATTATTCAAAGAgtaacatgtaaaaaaaatgtacatcaaAGCAGTTCTCTTAATATTGACTTATTCAGAgaacaacaaataaattaattactaataaatatttctttacaataGTTCTACATAGTTTTATTGAATTCTTCTGAAAATAAGCAAATAAGTTGTCAAATGTCGACAATTGTGAATGATAGTGTTCCCATCCCTAGACTAAACTGCAGGCTgattaggaaataaacgtacgactgaattattatgtaagtttgttattgtatatatttgttattgggaaattaaaagaagatttCTGGACTGATTTTATATTgagaattaataaatcattaacaatatttaatggcTTTGCATTCAATTCTTTCTACtaccaaaagtaaaaaaaatgttgcccTGGATTTAAGCacagatttataattaacatcgCGCTGCAACAAATTTCGATAttatttatcgatattttAATAGGTAAACTACATACAACCCTCTTTGTAGtaggtatttttttctgttgtaTCGAGCTGGGCGCTGGGGGCACGGCAGCTGATAAAATGCCAAGCGGTTAAAGGGTTAATAAACCCCAGCTTAATGCCTAGTTTACATTAGTCCAGTCCAGACATCGAATCCAGCGTTAGATTACAAccagtaaaatgtaaaaattacactGAAATGCAATGAATCCTGTAAGCTATCCTGTCCAGTTATTGAAATGGCGGTCTAGgatgaaattaacattaaaattagtaGAATATAGAcaactttgttattattgtttcgCTCTtcacaaaatacaaatacgctgccacaatattttatcatgACACGTCACTGAATCGTTTTTATCCTCGGGTCACACTGGATGACTAGCACAAATAGTACACAGAGATTTAAATACCTAATGTAGGTACATAAGTACTACGTATATATTATCACAAGTAGCACGATAATTGTATGTTTAGGTAATAACCTAATAGTTTTCATAATGGTTAAAATCCGATTGCTATTTGTTGAGAATATCTCATAGCATATAAACGGACAAACTCTTCCGTTTTATCGTACAAGTAGATaacgcccgcgactctatccACGTCGagttaaaaaaacgttataaatagcctatgtgttcttccagactgtgttctacatatgtgtaaaatgttatcaagatccatccatccatctatgtaaattctaaactttcgcatttataatattagtaagatggtcTTCAACACAATATGCATCAACACAAAATCGTGTCCGATCTTTTTTCTGATCACTTGCAATTGAGTACAAAGTCCAGTTCATTCTTCGTGGTGATTCGTTCTGTATCCTTGTTAAGTTctctttgttaaatatttctttgttagaTCCAGTGCGACCTTCAGGATCAATATGTTGACTAAAGTGATTTAaaaggatgtttgttttaattttttataaatgatagtTGCAAAAAAAGTACACActattaattatgttacttCGGAATGATTTCTTTCTATAATAttgagaaaagaaaatattaaaacgcaTAAGTATACCTTTATCGAATTTCTTCatcattttaagtaattaaagcaagtaatggaaattaaaattccATTTCATAAATGGATTCAGTTTAagcattgttttaaaaacaatgtggATCACGACGGCGGaggttaattattattcaactaAAACGAAACCAAGTCTTGGtagtaatgtaattaattaaactaaatcgTTGTATGTTTGCCAGTGATGTAATAACATTTCGATAATAGAATattgtcaatttaaatatttattcgcCAATTTCGGCTAAAATATTATGTCTGCATGATATGAAACAGCTCACTTGCAGGCTATACATCAATAGAATtgacattatattaaatttacctataagtataatacaataaggactaaatatattaattactaatgattagtgatgcaacggatgtctgtttccgtttccgcaagtgcggaagttccgcatccttttcaacatccgtttctgtttctgtttccgcaacttttataacggagataaaacggaactttacgacacctgagagatccaaatgcgcggcgcgagacgcgcagtccgcgcgcggcctttcggcacttgtcgcatttgtttgtttacgtactttttcgtgaatttaagcgcgtaatattttctgctgctgtttgaaacaatcagcttctcttgctggagttgactgtctagttgttgtccatataaaatttgacaactggcaaaatgtgactatttcatacttacgagttattaaatgtgctTTTGAATAATTGATAACCAtgcaatatatcatcatcattattatcatcagctcactatacatccccactgaggggctcggagcctaccccaaatttgGGGTGATtaggctatagtcaaccacacatgcccagagcgggttgacttcacacatatcattgaattttttctcagatatgtgcaggcagcatcactatgttttccttcatcgtaaaaacatcggataaatgtacatatctaaatcgaaaaacacattggtacatggcgg
This DNA window, taken from Papilio machaon chromosome 16, ilPapMach1.1, whole genome shotgun sequence, encodes the following:
- the LOC106716713 gene encoding glutamyl-tRNA(Gln) amidotransferase subunit B, mitochondrial — encoded protein: MKYIYVTKPVIKWNTCLNYVKRNHSTNLNTKWQSVVGLEVHAQLNTESKLFSGAQNTFGGLVNNCVSLFDAAIPGTLPVLNRKCVELGVITALALSCRVNEVSSFDRKHYFYADLPAGYQITQQRAPLASDGVIHFQVFTPGIHKKPYKKSSKIKQIQLEQDSGKSLHDSELKRSLVDLNRAGAPLIELVFEPDLEDGEEAAALVKELVLIVQRLGACSGRMEEGALRVDANVSLRKFGEPLSTRTEIKNIGSIRGVAGAVRHEIERQRTILDNGGHIINETRSWDATNKVTIAMRDKEVVQDYRYMPEPNLPPLRVNLHTKEDTQDVISVPLIKDTIPELPEDSRRKLIEEYDLREISAIQLVNQPALLHYFYQLVSDVARNPTKVANLLLNDLLTVLNKRKVDVEHCTITVDQMKDLTDALLNKTINLDIYRKLLDELFDRPIDFSVLEIIKEKGWTLETDETVIEQKCKEVLDNNPKLVKKYKEGKVKMLNSLLGILAKTTSNKMDMAVATKKMEELLKK